CGGCTCCGGCACGAAGAACTTCCACCACCACGAGGTCGGCGACCTCACCCTCACGTACGAAGGTCTGGAGCTCACCGCCGAACCCGGCCTTTCGTTCCTCATTTACACCGCCGAGCCCGGCTCGGCGAGCGAGCAACGGCTGCAGCTGCTGGCGAGCCTCGCCGCCACAGTAACCGCGACGCAGTCGCGCCCCGTACTCGACACCACTACGAAGGACTGATCATGCACACCAGAACACTCGGCCAGGGCCTGAAGGTCTCCGCACTCGGACTCGGCGCAATGGGCATGTCCCAGAGCTATGGTCCCAACCCGGGCAGCAGGGACGAGATGGTCGCCGTGCTGCGCTCTGCCGTCGACGAAGGGGTCACCTTCTTCGACACCGCAGAGGTCTACGGGCCCTACGTCAACGAGGAACTGGTTGGTGAGGCTCTGGAGCCGATCCGCGACCAGGTCGTCATCGCCACCAAGTTCGGTTGGGACATTCGCGACGGCAAGAGCGTGGGCCTCGACAGCCGGCCAGACCAGATTCGCCGCGTCGCAGAGGAATCGCTAAAGCGGCTGCGTACCGACGTGATCGACCTGTTCTACCAGCACCGGGTTGACCCCGCCGTGCCGATCGAGGACGTCGCCGGCACGATCGGCGAGCTCATAGCCGAGGGCAAGGTCAAGCACTTCGGCCTCTCTGAGGCCTCCGCGGACACCATCCGGCGTGCTCACGCCGTGCACCCAGTCACCGCTGTCCAGAGCGAATATTCGCTTTGGACCCGCGACCCCGAGGCCGAGGTGCTGCCTGTCCTTGCCGAGCTCGGAATCGGATTCGTACCGTTCAGCCCGCTGGGCAAGGGGTTCCTCACCGGCACCGTGGACACATCAACCAGCTTCACCGAGGGGGACATCCGCTCCCGGGTGCCGCGTTTCGAGGCAGGGAATCTCGCGGCAAACCAGGCACTCGTCGACCACGTGAAGACGCTCGCAGCGGCCAAGGGCGCGACGCCCGGGCAGATTGCCCTGGCCTGGCTGCTGATGCAGCAGCCGTGGATCGTACCGATCCCGGGCACCCGCCGGACCGAGCGCATCCAAGAAAACGCGGCCGCCACCCAGATCGCACTCTCCGCGGACGAGCGGGCCGACCTCGACGGACTCGCCCAGCGCGTTGGCGTCCACGGAGACCGCTACAACCCCGAGCACATGACCTTTGTCAACCGCTGATCGCAGCAGAAGGAAAGCACAATGACTGACAATGAATTCGACCAGATTTTCCCGCTCGGAGCCAAGAACGACGCCTACGCGCAGTACTTCATCGGCCAGAGCTACCTGGCCCTGCTCGCTGGCGGGAGCGTGCCGGTCAGCAACGTCTCCTTCGAGCCGGGATGCCGCAACAACTGGCACATCCACCACGGCACAGACGGTGGAGGCGACCAGATCCTGCTGTGCACCGCGGGCAGCGGCTGGTACCAAGCAGAGGGCGGAGACCCCGTCAGCTTGGAGCCGGGTACGGTGATTCATGTCCCGGCCGGCACGAAGCACTGGCATGGGGCGAAGGGAAACTCGTGGTTCTCCCACGTCGCCTTCATCACCCCGGGCGAGAACGTCAGCAACGAATGGCTCGAGCCCGTCACCGACGAGGAGTACGGAAAACTGCAGCTAAGGAAGTGAAGCATGAGCATCCTCAGCGAGAGCGACACTCTGGCCAACGGCGTCGAGATCCCCATGGCTCGGGCTCGGCACCTGGTTCATCGCCGACGACAAAGCAGCCTATGCGGTCCTCTCTACCTTGGACGGCCGCACTTCGCGGGATGCAACACGTCGACTACAACGAGCGCGCCCCTTTTCCTGGACTACAGCGGCAGGGGACGTAGCAGGACGAAGTACCATCACCACTTGGACCCCGCAGCAGCTCGAGAAGATCAGGCTCCGCCGACGACTTCCACGTCTCCCCAAACGGCGATGCCAGCATTATTTCCCGCACACTGACTTAGTCCTGGGTCGTCGTCGACGGGACGTGCACGTTCGCGCGGGCAACGGGCCCGCTTCCCGCTGGCACGGTTCAGCGATGAAGCAGGGGTCGTGCAGATCCGCGCCGGTGGCATAGGCGCTGAAGTCACTTCCACCACGGTCTACGGCGGGATCAGTTACGGCATCGGCCCTTGGTTGCGGCCGGCGGCAGCCTACTTATACGCAGTGGGGGCGGGCAAGGACGGCCGGAGCGGCGTCTCAGTCCGAAGGGGATCTTCGAACACACGAGTGTTTTGTTGAGTAGGTACGAAGAGTACTCGTCATCAGGTCGGGGGAGTACGTCGCACTAGACACGGGCAATGCCCGGGCGGTCGAGTAGCACCAGGCGAACTTTGGCTGTTGGCATAGCCAGTCTCCAACAGCGGGCTACGCTGCAGGTTCTGGGCCACCCCTACTTTGCACGGAACAGCAAAACCGTAGCGGCGCGACTAGAAACATCGTTTAAGGTGGCACCCTCACTGAATTTCGAAGAAATCGATGAGGCACGGGCCTTGCCCGGGAGAGATCCCTTAGGCGACCACCCAATTACGGGCCAGTGCATTGATAAGCGTCTCCCGTGAACACGGGAGATGGTCGTTGGACCAAAAGTAGAGCACGCGTTCGAGTTCGATAATGTTGGTAAGAACGACCGCGCGGGCCAGTTCGTCGTTTTCGAACGTCGACCGATACTTTTCCATATCGTCCACGACGTTCACCATGCCAGCAAGGAAGACCGAGTTCAATTCGGGTTCGAACGCCATAGCCTGCAGTGCTGTGCGCCCTACAGCTCCGTGATGCTCCCAGTATGCGATGAACTTGTCCAACCATTCACACACCGCAGGCTGCGAGAAGTCTCCGGCTTCATCGAAACTTCGGAATAGCTGGCCGACATCAGCCAGGTCAACTTCCTGCCAGGTAGCCAGCAGTGCCTCGGTCTTGTTTTTGAAGTGAATGTAGAACGTGGCTCGGCTCGTGTTGGCTCGGTCGACGATGCGTTCGATAGTCGTTGCGGTGAACCCCAACTCGGTAAACGCGGCGTGGGCTGCCTGAAGCAGCCGGCGGCGTGTGTCGGCCTGTTGTTCCTGGCGAAGAGTGAGCCGGCCATTCGAAGTCATGTCACCAACCCTAACGATTGTCCAGTGAGTAAACAAATACCTAACCATCACACGAATGCGCCCGTGGATAGTTGCGGGAGGCAACATGTGATGACCGGCGACGTGGTCCTGCCAGTGCGGCCGCTGTCAGGACCACGTCACTTAGTGTTTAGAAGCCGAGCTTGCCCGAGATGTCGAAGGGCTCTCCGTCAGGTACGTAGGAACCGTCCTTCGACACATACCGTTGGAACGTGCTGACTGCGGTGCGAGGGCTCAGCGGGAAGTACCCGGCGTCCTTCGTGAAGTCGACGGGCGGGAATAGGCCCGTATCGATGACGGTTCCGGGCGTGTTGAGAAGATCGATAAGGGCCTGGCCCGTGACCTCTCCGCTTACTTTGCCGGCGAGCTGGGCGAAGGCAAGGACTCCGGCATATGAGTTCAGAGCTGTTTCGTCGACCACCACATTCGAATCTTTCTTCTTCATGGCGGCGACCGCGTCAAGAACAGCCTTCTTGCCCGTCGAAGGGAAGTAGAAGTCGGAGTAGGTGTACAGGCCCTGGCCGGCTTTGC
Above is a genomic segment from Arthrobacter sp. YN containing:
- a CDS encoding TetR/AcrR family transcriptional regulator, with the protein product MTSNGRLTLRQEQQADTRRRLLQAAHAAFTELGFTATTIERIVDRANTSRATFYIHFKNKTEALLATWQEVDLADVGQLFRSFDEAGDFSQPAVCEWLDKFIAYWEHHGAVGRTALQAMAFEPELNSVFLAGMVNVVDDMEKYRSTFENDELARAVVLTNIIELERVLYFWSNDHLPCSRETLINALARNWVVA
- a CDS encoding cupin domain-containing protein gives rise to the protein MTDNEFDQIFPLGAKNDAYAQYFIGQSYLALLAGGSVPVSNVSFEPGCRNNWHIHHGTDGGGDQILLCTAGSGWYQAEGGDPVSLEPGTVIHVPAGTKHWHGAKGNSWFSHVAFITPGENVSNEWLEPVTDEEYGKLQLRK
- a CDS encoding aldo/keto reductase, with the protein product MHTRTLGQGLKVSALGLGAMGMSQSYGPNPGSRDEMVAVLRSAVDEGVTFFDTAEVYGPYVNEELVGEALEPIRDQVVIATKFGWDIRDGKSVGLDSRPDQIRRVAEESLKRLRTDVIDLFYQHRVDPAVPIEDVAGTIGELIAEGKVKHFGLSEASADTIRRAHAVHPVTAVQSEYSLWTRDPEAEVLPVLAELGIGFVPFSPLGKGFLTGTVDTSTSFTEGDIRSRVPRFEAGNLAANQALVDHVKTLAAAKGATPGQIALAWLLMQQPWIVPIPGTRRTERIQENAAATQIALSADERADLDGLAQRVGVHGDRYNPEHMTFVNR